The genome window AACTCTTTCCCGAGCAGAATGGCGAGTTTGGGCTGCGTGTAAGCGTCGGTCCCTTTGCCCCTGGGCTTTCCGCGACTGACTTGCGCTTAAAGATGACTAACGACCAGTGGGCATTTAAAGCCCCGAGACAAGTAACACGGGTATGGTGGTTCGAGAATGTGCACTTGATGCCTATTTGTTATTGACAAAATCACAGAGTGAACTCGAGTAAGCGTAATTGCGAGATCGATTGTGGCGATAGCTGACGACGACAAGGCCCGCCATGATTcttcgatcttgatgatACTGACAAGGAACGTATCGGGTGTGCTGACCCCAGCGTGGCGGCTATAGCGGGCTTGATGGGCATGATCGGGCACGATCAGGCTGTGAGGCACAATGGCTATAGTGATTCAGATAATTGAACGCCTAGTTTTCTATGGATTTGATATAAATTGTAAAGACTTTGAGTTCCTCTATTCCAACAGTTCGTATAGTTGTCTTTCCATCAAAATTCCTCGCAAACTGCCCCGttatctcttctctcaaTGGAAGTGTCTCACTCATGCTTCATCCATGAGGTCACTGAGCCAATCAGGGTCATCAGCACAGGTGCAGGGGTATCGGACGAAGAATCCTCTGCGGCTGAGGTCCATCAGTTCTCGACCTTGGAGCAGATACAGTCCCACTTCAGCCGCACTGCAATCCTTGAGCAGCCCTACCACTTTATGTACGTACAGTATTGTAGGAGCTTTACCTCCGTGGGAGATACCGTGCTGATGCGGGGCAACCAGATCGATATGCCAGCGCCAATCTTGGAAGCCGTTGGAATGCACCAAGCTCATGTTTAGCTTTCTTGTTGACAAGTTCAAATTGAGCCCTCCGATTTGGGATGTGGCCTCCTGCTTTTACGCGAAAGACTTCGACGTTGAATCTACATTTTGTATTCCTTTCACACTGTCTCGGGATGGGCCAGTTACTGGTAAGCAATTCTATAGTGGACAGCTTGAGTAACTCACCATTGATCTAGAGGTATCATATACAATTCGGTATCCTGAATTCAAGGCTGCTGTGAGTACTTGGATCATTAGACAGACCGGTATCCACCAGAGATTCAACAACGAAACTAAACAGAACCTTTGTATTGTATTTAATCCTATATCGGATTCCAGGTTGCATCAAACCGTTCAGGACTGTGTGTCTGATGTCTCCAGAAACGCCCCGAAGGACTTCTTTTGGCTACACAAGGAAGTTTTTAACACATATTTCTCTTCTTGGAGGCTGTACAATTTGCACCTGGAGAAAAAGGTTCTCCCTATCGTATGTATACCTCTCACGATATACTACCCTTCTAACAGCTTCCAAGGTGAACAAAGCAGTAGCTACGCGGATCGAGGAATTGACAGAAGCCGAGTATCGTACTCTCCCCGACTTGACCTATCTGGAGAGCCGATTACTCCAAACACAAGTCATCCTGGGAAGTTCGAACGAGCTGCTGGAATGTTTATCCTCTCTCTGTCGCAACTGGTCTCTTGATTTGACTGGGCATGACAGAGACTCAGCCATATTGGCCATGACAGAATTTCAGAATCATCAGTTAAACTGCCGTGCCTATGTTAGAGTGGCGGAGTTTCTACAGAAACTGGCTGAAAAGAACACACAGCTTCTTGCAAACAGTCTGTCATTCCGGGAGCAGTTGTACGTTAAAGCTCAAAATGACAGCATGTTTCATTTAAACAAGTCTGCTGTATTTATTACGACCTTGACTCTATTGTACTTGCCTGCATCATTTGTAGCAGTAAGTCCCAACTCGGGCCATTCAATATTTGCTGTACTGACAGACGACAGACGTTCTTCGGGATGAACTTCTTCGATCTTGACGATAACGGACATCAGATCGTGATGACCTCCATGATCTGGATATACTTTCTATCGTCTGCTGCTCTTACTATCGGCACATACATCTTATATCATGTTCTTCTAGATAAGACTCTTCTCAGTCGTGTAAAAGAAAAGTTTCTAAGCTTCAAGAACCTCATGCAagtaagaaggagaaaggtGTGTGATGACATGGAGTTAGGTAGCATATAGCAAGAGCGTGGCATTGACCacatatcttaagtattatgATTGGCTAGAGTAATCAGATTCTTGTGATACACACGATATTGTCCATCAGGTGTCGCGGTCGTGATCAAGGCGATTGGCTCATTCCATTCTCCAATTACACTCAGCTTAGGCTGGCAGGATGTCGAGACCTCTTTAAGCTCAGCGATCTTCCGAAGTTGCGGACGAACTGTGGGACTCAAGAGCTTTACCTCTAGCAGAACAAAGTAGCTGCTGTCCGAATGTGCTCCTAGAGCCACCATTACTTGTCCATTTGTCGCAATCTTAAGAATACGATAGCGTGCAACTGGGAGATATGCAACGCTCGAGGCGGCTGTGCTGGTGCCTGTGAACTTCAAATGAAAGATTTTTTGAGCTTGTGCAACCACAATGATTTCGGATTTAGCTTCGTCTGCTCCGCTTCGGAAAAACACCATGTCCGTAAACAGTCTTTCCATAGAGCTACCCATAGACTAGGAGCGACGCTGTTAGGTTATGTAGTAGACTGCCGACGAATAACTTACTCCAAGTAGCAAGTTTTGCTTTACCATCCTCGGGGGACTGATTGTGAATAAACTCACCGACAGGGTCGATGAGCCGCGAACGATAATATAACCTTCATTCTTTGTTCTTAGGGCTATATGCTCGATTTGTGACGTGGGATAGTCCAAAACGATTGGCCTTCGTTCGTTGACACGAGTTTCTGCTTCCGATAGACTGGCAATCATATCAGCAGAGTATGAAATGGCAGAGTAGCTTACTCACCTAGCTGACGGGGCAGTTGATCCAGGTAGACCCGTATCGATCGCTGTGGTCAGTAATGATGCTTGATTGTTATTATTCAGGATGCAAGCTATCGCGTCTTCGTTTGGTGATGCTGTCAAACTGTGAAATCCAGTATATGGCAACGTGAACTTTTTGTACGTTCGGAGCGTTTGATCTGATTGAATATCGAACACAAAGCACTGACAGGCTGCGTTAGCCATATGACTCTGATGTAAGTATTCTTGCAACTCTAAACTTACTTCTGATGCCTTGGCCTCCGTTGTAACAGCAACTAAGTATGAGTCTGTCATCCCCAGAGCCTTCCAGGAGCTTACTCCGGTTAGTAGATGTTGTCCGACGTTTCTCAGAGCCCGATCTTGCTCGATTTCCGTCGAGGTTGTCCTAAAGCCCATGAGGGAGGTACTGCTGGAATTGGTTCTAGATATCGTGGTGTCTCTGTCGAATACCATGATGACTTTAAGATTCCAGTACGCTATCAATCGACCATTTGGCGAACTCCGACAGTCTTTAAAACGAGTAGACTTGTCTATGTCCAGTCGCCAGCAGTGGATATCTACCGGCATAGAAGAACGCTCCTTGCGAAAACCATGGGAAATGACACTAGATATTATTAGTCTTGATGACTTGAAGTTGGAATTCATGTGCATACCCTTTAAGTTTTTGGCGTAAGGAATATGGTGTTTCTGCGGGAGATTTAGGCCTGACTGACGATTCTGCAGTTTGACATTTCTTCAATGTCTTTCCTAGGCATTGAACTATCGATTCTGCTTTGCATCTGTCACCTTGATCAATGACCAAAACATTATTTTCCAGGTACCTGAGTATATACGAAACCGCTTCGCCTTCAGCCGTGTTTCGTTTCTTTGCGGCTTCAATAAGTTTGGTGTGTTgggccttgacagcctcgtTCAAACTGGCACCTCTGCGAGGCCTGTTCTCCTGGTAGAAGACGTCGACCATCTTGTGAGGCTTGTTATACTTGCGTCGGGAATCGCTGTATCCCTCCAGAGCTGAGTACCCTTCTTCCATGTAGGTAAATAAGACGCTAATAACGCAGCCCAAAGACCAAATGTCACTCTTTTGGTTCATCGTCTTTGATttgtcttgagcttcaattGGTAGGTATGTACCGCTTCCTCGCAGGTTTTCGGTCGGTGATGCTTCGGTGGACTGGTCAATGATTTTCCTTTCGAAGAGGCTGTCTAAATTCTTTTCCGGTTGTGTTCTGATCTTGACTCTTGACAGGCCGAAGTCGCTAAGCTTCCAAATCATGCCATAGTCTCTGTCCTCTGTGCCAGTACCATTCATTCGTGGTTTATGTAGAAACACCAAGATATTGCTAGGCTTGAGATCCATATGGTAACAAACCAGTTTATCGCCTCTGACCGTAGTCATCTGGCTATGGAGGAACTCAAGTCCACCTGCTAGTCCTATAGCGGCGCTAATTATACGCTGTCGGGCCCATCTGTCATCGGTTGGGATCTCTGGATTGTCTTCCATGTACTTCTGTAGGTCCATGTCCGCTAGTGGCATGAGTAGACTGAACTTTGGCTCTGGCCCTCTGATGACAAGAGTGCCAAAGCTCTCGAGAATGTTATTGTGCTTGGAGCTGGCACTGAAGATGTCTCGAATAGATTTCACCTCTTTCTCAAAATTCTCTTCCATGTTTTTGGCGACTATGTAGTCTTTTCGGGCGACCAGCTTGGCCATTGAGTTGGTTTGATTGAAGTCTTGTTGCATGGTCAAATGGTTCTTAGGTATCTTGACCTCATACACGCTTCCGAAAGCACCGGAACCGATATGCCTCTCGTCTAGCCATGGGAGAGACCGCTTATCGTCTTGATCAATCGTGACGACTCCTGGTCCACCAAGTACGATAGTACAGAAAGGGCGTTGCTCAGAGAAGAAATCGTAGGTGTCGAAACGGTCGAAGAGACGTTCAAGATAATCCTCGGTCGCTGGGAGCAGATATGGAGTTTCGCTATATTGTTGCTGTTCTTGTGCCATGTTTCCGAATACAAGCTTTTTGGTAAATACTTTTGCGGCCTCGATTGAGCATTTTGCGTATAATAAAACAGCTAAAAAGTCGTGCAGCATTTTCTTCTCTATACTTCGAACAAAGGTGTCAACAGTGTTAGGGCCTGTCCCCGAAGtgtcctcctcatcccaaGTGGATTCGTACAGCGTTTTCAGCACAGACTGTGATAGAACATCTCTGACCATTGCTCTTGTCGCGAACTTGTCCTTTGTTTCTGCTTTTTCGAACTTGATAGTAAATTGCAATCGTATGTCGCGACATATTTCCGCGTAATCGGGTTTCGCCATCGCAGACGCTGAGACAACGCAAACAATTGGTCTGCGGTTGCGAGTAACGtgaaagaagatcaaggcgaAAATGCCAGAGCCTTGTAGCGGGGTGCGTGGCACATCTTTTATGAGCAAATAGCTTGCGTGGGGGAATAAGCAGCCTCTTTCATTCTTTGGTCTCACCCAAAGACGCGGGAAAAGAGGCAACATGGTTGGCTGAGGTTCGCCAACGCCCTGCAGCAGTCCCAATAACGCATCGATTTTGGGCGCCTAAGACATTGTTTTCAGCCGCAGACTAACGTGCAAGCGCTATTGGAAAATGTCACCAaaagttctctctgctaaTTTAGGATCCCAGCTATAAGTCTTAACTGAGAATAAGGTAATAACATTATAAAGGGTAACTTCAGGATATAATAAGGGCGCTTTAAGAAATTTGatcttaaaaagatatttaagctttatttaaagtagaGATAGATTATACTGTTTTTCCTCAAgttagtttaatatactatttagtAGTATATAgaatatttattactttattattaataatatactctatatactaaaaccgagcttattattaaggtaatttctattaaaaagtatatatatttactttaattagtaaaaagctttaagctaGACTGctagataaagtaaataccttaagtatCTTTTATAACACTCCCTCTTGTAATTTCGTATTCTTCAGTAAACTTTATCGTGATAATATTAGCACCTGCAATTGACAGCCAGCAGCCAGTGATAATGTTGTCATTGTTGTATGTCATTTCCCTATAGATCTACACGTACTAAGATATCTGTAGCCGTGAGAGTTAATTACAGGCATAAATACAGCATGCCAAATGATAAAACTCAACATTTATTCACTTCGATATCCTTAGCCTTGATTAGATAACGGGGCAGATTATTGATTTCTATAACTAGCAGTTCCATGTTGTGCTCTACACTCCTCACTGCCGGTATGATCTGACTATATCATTTGCTACTCAATAACGTCTTCTGTGTCAGTTGAAAGGTATGTGTCTCATTATCAGAACACGTTGATTGGGTTCGTGCTTCGCTGTATAGTTGCAAGGAGCGGAGTCGGTGGTATTCTCAGTGCTTGGAGTTAGCTTATCAGCGACGATAAAATCAGCTAGTAACGAGGGAAATAGCTATTAGCGCTAGACCATATCTCAAACGAACGAAGCGGTTTAAATTTCAACGATTCCATAAATGCTCACTATCATTTGCTGAGTAACTTAACTCTAGCTAACCAATCAAAGTAGCTAACAGCCGTAGTTTAATCAGTCAatgtctttatttatatatacctcATTGGTGCGTTTCATCGCGATACATGTTATCCGTAGACTGGCTAATAAATAGCATATAAACCATCAGGCAAACTCATCCTATCACAACATtggctactccgtacatggTCTCATTCGCCGAGTCTAGAATTTCGATCAAACGGTTATAAGTGGGATGACGTGCTTGGCATCGGCTATTTTAAATGAGCAAACGAACCTAAGAAAATATTATCCTAGCACCAGTGTTATCATTCAGTTATCAGTGGTGGAAGCTGTAAAGTAATTATGGAACTCGATGTCTTATTAGTGGAGTGATTTTCGCTTGGAAGAATGCGTTCACGTTGAGTTTTACTAGCAAGGGTGCTGTGCCGGATGAGCCGGCTGTCATACGCGAGCTAAATACCTCAGGTACCCTAAAGGTTTTCACActtttattcctttaaaaTTCACGTCGGACTGAATCAACACCTATAATTGACAAATTCACTGAAAGCAGCGATGTCGATAATACGGGAGGATGTCCAGGATAACCCCGTCGACACGGGCGGAAATGCAGGAGGCAACTCAAGCGACAACGCATCCGACGATATTCTTCTGGTTGGTGATCCAGCAATTCGCTCCGTCAGATAGAACACTCAACGCTGACCCAGAAGTTTTAGGAAAAACTAGGATACAAACCTGTATTTAATGGAAGAACGCCATGCTCAACAAATAGTGACTGATTGATACCAGGTTCTACAACGCAGCTTCAATCAATTTCACAATTTCGCCACCACATTTGGTCAGTCCCTCCAACCAATGAACCGCGCCAACAGACTCTAATACGACACAGCTGCCCTCTACTTCATCGGAGGCGTGCGCGTTACTTTCTCAACTGGCATCGCGGCAGGCGGTAATTTAGCATACTGGTGAGTCCTGCTCCGCACGTCTCCGTCACTCAACTAATCCCTCCGAAAGGACGAGTTACATCGTGACATGTGTCTTCACCTTCATAACCGCCGCAGTCATCGCCGAGATCTGCTCTTCCCTGCCCCTAGCTGGGTCCATCTATCTCtgggctgctgaggctggcgGTCCTCGCTATGGCAGGTTGTTTGGCTTTGTTGTTGCTTGGTGGTCTACGACTGCTTGGACGACCTTCTGCGCTAGTGAGTATGAATCTCTATGCCACTTTGATGGGTTCTCACATTTGTGATACTTAGGCAACACACAAGCTGCTGTGAACTACATGCTCTCGGTAAGTCACTTTGGAACAACAGGTTGAGATATGCCTGACATTCTCAGGAAATTGTCGTCTTCAACACAGACTTTCCATCCGACTCCTCAAGCGTCAAGTTTCGAGCGGTCCAATGGATCCTTACCGAGATAATGCTCGCATTAGCCTGCATCTGGAACCTACTCCCCCGTAAGTCTCTTTTCACCACGTTCTGTAGCACTTCTAACCCCAGCAGCTCGATACTTTAAGTGGATCTTCGGGTTGTCGAGTGGCATTGTGATTCTCGACTTCATCCTCAACTTAATTTGGCTCCCCATCGCTACAAGCAACACTCTTGGCTTCCGATCAACACACGATGCTTTCATGACGACGTATAACGGCACTGGAGCCCCACCTGGTTGGAACTGGTGTCTTTCGTACCTTGCTACTGCTGGCGTCTTGATTGGTTTTGATGCATCTGGTCATGTAGCTGAAGAGACCAAGAACGCTTCAGTTGCAGCCGCTAGGGGCATTTTCTGGAGTACTGTCGTGAGTGGTATCGGCGGCTTTATCGTGgtcattctcttcttgttctgcgTGGTAAGTGATCGCTCATTTGGAGTGTATGGGCTGCTTGCTAAAACCATTACAGCCCGATGCGAAAACACTCTTCTCTTATGGCGGTCCTCAGCCATTCGTCTCAGTATATGCTGCAATCCTCGGTGAGGGTGGACATATCGTCATGAACATTGTTTGCATACTGGCACTCTGGTTTGTAAGTCTTCCTGGTCACACCATACAGGAAAACGATGTAGCTTACTCGTACTAGAACACCGCAATCGCAGTCACAGCAGCTTCTCGACTGGTATTTGCGGTGGCAAGAGATGGAGTTCTGCCTTGGTCTAGTTGGGTGTCCAAGGTAGAAGGGGGCCAACCTCGTAACGCTGTCTACGTCGTCTGGGGTGTCGCCTCAATCATCACCTGCACCATCCTACCATCGGCGGTAGCATTCACCTCCCTGGTATCCGCCGCTGGCGTGCCATCAGCAGCTGCATACGGTCTCATCGCCCTTGCGCGACTCTTCCTAACACCCAAGAATTTCCCCAAGCCAGCATGGAGTCTAGGGCGTCTCAGCAAACCTTTTCAAGTCATTGCGGTCTTTTGGAATGGCTGGGTGGTAGCTGTACTGTACTCGCCATATGTCTTTCCAGTCACGGCCGAGTCGCTGAATTATGcacccatcatcatggctggcaCTACGATCCTAGCCTTGTTAACTTGGTGGTTTACCCCGGCAGAGAAGTGGTTACCTAGCCAGAGGATACAGCAGACTTTAGATGCCGATACGAGGTAAGGCATTGACTTGGCAACCTAGATGCTGGGCGTCATAATGGGATTGAGGTTGCATAAAGGAAATGTGCACGATTCATAAAATAGAATGATGAGTTTTGAATCTCCTTTTAAGGATTAGCGCCGTCAATTCACCAACAACCCTCTTGGCGTCATCATTGGAACTTCCTCTTTTTGGCATAGCGGCCTTCAGTTGTCCTCCCAAACCAATCGACATTGAAGAACGTGATCCGTCGGTACGTAGCTTCAATGGGCAAATCATCCAGCATAAAGCGAGCTGAAGTGACCTGGGCTCTGGTTTCTTTTCCCTATCTCTCCCTCACCGTGATCATACACACACTTCATTTGTACATTTCTGGCCTCGCGCCTCAGTTTATAGTTCTTTCCTTGTAGAAATATGGGTTTCTCTGACTTGAAATGGGTTTACGGGCCAACGCATCGGGCCCGAGACGTGCCAAATGAGGCTGTTGACGCATACAAACGCATCATTCAGCAGCTTTATCTAGACCAAAACAAGACGCGCGCAGAAGTGCTGGACTATCTTCAAGATTCTCATGGGTTTTCGTTGTCGTAAGTCAAGCTTAGTATCATCTCCGGTGTTCCTGACCAAAGGTAATTTAGTATCAACCAATTCTCCAAAGCCATGAAACGCTGGGGCTTTTACAAGCAACCTCGACAAGTCCAACAGAGGATACAGCCTCCTGGATCCATCACTGAGGAGGCAGAGGCCCCGTATCCAACCAATCCACCCAATTCACTCATTCCACTGGAAGAACTCTTTGATTTCGAGCCGGATGCTCTCGACACGATTGACGAGACTGAAGTCGGCTTTCAGACTGGCAGAGAGTGTGCTACGGATCCTGAGAGCCATGAGCAGCGTTCATACTCTGGGAGAAGATTTGTTTCTGAAGTGCCTCCCTCAACCAACCATTCGGAGCCACAGACCGTAAGCGATGGCTTTCCATGCGACACAGAAAGAAGCCTTCATGAGATCTCTCTTAGCCGACTGCAGACACTGGAGACCACAAAACTGTATGGAGCAGGGCCAGTTCATATACGCTCGGAGACATTCGTCCGGGCTTCTTTTGAAAATTATATCAACATGTCGCGAGTTGGGTATTTAACTTGCTGTTACCTCTTTGAGGACGCCATTTACTGGCTAGAAAGATCGGGCAAGACCCTCGATAAACAAGAAAATCGAGTTCCAAGAAGCAACACTGACAAGCTTTTCCCACAACATCGCAGAGATAAAAACAAACTATCAGAAAACCCCAGCAATTCTCTCGACATGTGGTCTATTATTCGCCTCCTAGAACAGACCGGCGAGCCggatgatcttgtcgacaGGTTAGACACAAACGATCTGCTGTTTATGAATGCAATGAGGGCATGCTTGGGGTTATGTAAGACGTGGATTGAGCTGGTTGGAAAAGGGCTGCCAAGCGGTGCTCTTCAGTTTGACAGCCTCTTTTTACATCAGAATGTCAGTAAAGCTGTACAGAACATTTGCCGACCCCTGCATCAACAGGGGCGTTATGATATATGGAAAGAGGCTGGATTTCTCTTTGCTTTTATCTGGAGCAATGAGAAATTCTCGAGCAATGAGAAATTCTGGAGCAATGTGAAATCAAATGGTGCAAACCTCCGGTCTTGGTTGGACGAAAACGAGATATCCGGACTATCTCCTACGCATTTCCTAGCTGTTATTTGTGAGATGATTGTCCATATAACTGCCCGCTCATCTCCGGTCTTCCGGAATGTCTCAAAGACAGGAAATGATGGTGGTGAACCTATCTGCGGGCTCTATCTGCAGACAATCGACAAGATCAGAATAAGTCCAGCACGAACCGtcaaaaaagattttatcaCCTACTTTTTCAACCGTCACGCGGGGCTTGATTCGCATCCAGAGGAGAACGGAAATCTCGAGAGTGTCCAACTTTATCAGAGGACAGCTGAAAAGTTTGTATTCAAAGAGCAAAGAGATAACTTGACTCAAAAGCTCCCGCAGGCCATTCCATTGCATGGCGATTTTCGGATAAACAATCTGGGCAGTTTAGCGTCAAGCAGATCGACCAACTCGCCATCGTACTCTTCGAGGTACTTAAACCATCAGCAGTATCTCGCCATACTGAGCAGCAACCCCACGATGACTCGGTCGCTGGCCTCAGGGTCTTCCCGAGGGTCTTCGTTGAATTCGTTTAGAGCATTCCAATCAGCAAGTAGGGCCATGGAGATATGCTTGAAGGAGGACCAGGGCGAATACACATGAAGCATAGGAAGCTGAGGAGCATATGAAATTCAACAAGCGTTAattcattttcttcttttaactCGAGGATCTCATTTGGCCAGCTGAACAATATCGTTCTAATAGCGGGAGACCCGCAGAGCACCAGACAATCATGACGGCTATCCATGCAACCCCAAATGCATATCCGTGAGTCTGCTTGAACTCCGGGGCCTGTGAAATAGGAAACATCTCTTGCTGAGCAACAGTTTCAACGGCACTAATTGGATATGGTTGTCAGCTGTCACTTGTCACTCTGATGATTGACCAATTGGTTGGGATGTCATTGAAACTCACTATCCAATAGAGATCATCAGTCCCGTTGTTAGGGCGCGAAGCTGCCTCTTCCCGCCGCAACTGGAGTTCAACCAGGCAGATATCAGCGGGGACAGCGCGCTGTATGCACTGGCAAGGTAATAagctgccatcaagaaggactCGTTGTCTGGCCAAACTAAAAGCACGATGTAGCTGAACAGCTGCACGCAGCCCAGAATGCAGATCGGGAGAGCCCTATTCTGATAGCTATCTGCAATGAATGCACTGAGAAGCATCCAGACAAGGCCCTAGCAGAATGATGGTtagcatgaagaagatgagtcTGAATGAGATGACGTACTGTACATCCGACCGCCGTAGGAATCGCGTTGACTTTCTCGGTGCTGTACTTGGGCTTTCCATCAATTCGGAGAGACTTGATCCACAGTGTCATCCATCGCTGAAGGTTTACACCACAAGTGAGTTCCATGAACCTATGGTCAGTTAGCAGTGTCAATCAAGTTAACAAGAGGAGGGTTGCTCACGCCCATGCAAGGCAAAACGCATAAAGTTGCCAAGATGTCAGAACCTGCTTGATAAGTGCACGATCCCAGTGAAAATTTCCAGCGTCTCGGCCTTCATCGGCCATTCGCTGGATACATCGCTGCCTCTCCTGTTCAGTAATCCACCAGACTTTCTTGGACTTCGGTTCATCTGTCCAGTGACGTGTTAGGCCAAGCGCAAATAGTATGATGTACGCTTCTGTCTTACCAGGGCAAACAATAAGGCCAAGAATGACGACTGGGACACTGATCAAAAAGTCGAGGATGAACAGCCATCGCCACGCAG of Fusarium musae strain F31 chromosome 5, whole genome shotgun sequence contains these proteins:
- a CDS encoding hypothetical protein (EggNog:ENOG41), which codes for MGFRTTSTEIEQDRALRNVGQHLLTGVSSWKALGMTDSYLVAVTTEAKASERSIRVYLDQLPRQLETRVNERRPIVLDYPTSQIEHIALRTKNEGYIIVRGSSTLSSMGSSMERLFTDMVFFRSGADEAKSEIIVVAQAQKIFHLKFTGTSTAASSVAYLPVARYRILKIATNGQVMVALGAHSDSSYFVLLEVKLLSPTVRPQLRKIAELKEVSTSCQPKLSVIGEWNEPIALITTATPDGQYRVYHKNLITLANHNT
- a CDS encoding hypothetical protein (EggNog:ENOG41) — protein: MAKPDYAEICRDIRLQFTIKFEKAETKDKFATRAMVRDVLSQSVLKTLYESTWDEEDTSGTGPNTVDTFVRSIEKKMLHDFLAVLLYAKCSIEAAKVFTKKLVFGNMAQEQQQYSETPYLLPATEDYLERLFDRFDTYDFFSEQRPFCTIVLGGPGVVTIDQDDKRSLPWLDERHIGSGAFGSVYEVKIPKNHLTMQQDFNQTNSMAKLVARKDYIVAKNMEENFEKEVKSIRDIFSASSKHNNILESFGTLVIRGPEPKFSLLMPLADMDLQKYMEDNPEIPTDDRWARQRIISAAIGLAGGLEFLHSQMTTVRGDKLVCYHMDLKPSNILVFLHKPRMNGTGTEDRDYGMIWKLSDFGLSRVKIRTQPEKNLDSLFERKIIDQSTEASPTENLRGSGTYLPIEAQDKSKTMNQKSDIWSLGCVISVLFTYMEEGYSALEGYSDSRRKYNKPHKMVDVFYQENRPRRGASLNEAVKAQHTKLIEAAKKRNTAEGEAVSKDIEEMSNCRIVSQA
- a CDS encoding hypothetical protein (EggNog:ENOG41), with protein sequence MNGRLGLAAWRWLFILDFLISVPVVILGLIVCPGKTEAYIILFALGLTRHWTDEPKSKKVWWITEQERQRCIQRMADEGRDAGNFHWDRALIKQVLTSWQLYAFCLAWAFMELTCGVNLQRWMTLWIKSLRIDGKPKYSTEKVNAIPTAVGCTLSE